The Enterobacter kobei genome has a segment encoding these proteins:
- the nlpD gene encoding murein hydrolase activator NlpD has translation MSAGSPKFTISRVAALSLVSLWLAGCTSSNNAPAPVSSVGGNSGSGNTSSGMLITPPPKMGTATAQQNPSIQPVQRPMTQPTQIKPVEQPVQTQNGRIVYNRQYGNIPKGSYTGGSTYTVKRGDTLFYIAWITGNDFRDLAQRNNVQAPYGLEVGQTLQVGNATGTPLTPGNTVSAADVTAQNNSVKPAQKSTTVVASQPVITYSEDSGDQTANKMLPNNKGTATTVTAPVTAPVVSSTEPTASSQNASSSITTWRWPTDGKIIENFATSEGGNKGIDIAGSKGQAIIATADGRVVYAGNALRGYGNLIIIKHNDDYLSAYAHNDTMLVREQQEVKAGQKIATMGSTGTSSTRLHFEIRYKGKSVNPLQYLPQR, from the coding sequence ATGAGCGCGGGAAGCCCTAAATTCACCATCAGCCGTGTTGCGGCATTATCACTGGTTTCGCTCTGGCTGGCTGGCTGTACAAGTTCTAACAATGCGCCTGCGCCCGTCAGTTCCGTCGGCGGAAACAGCGGCTCGGGTAACACGTCCAGCGGAATGTTGATCACGCCTCCGCCTAAAATGGGAACTGCCACGGCGCAACAAAATCCGTCAATCCAGCCAGTTCAGCGCCCAATGACGCAGCCAACACAGATTAAGCCAGTTGAACAGCCTGTTCAGACCCAAAATGGCCGCATAGTGTATAACCGTCAGTATGGGAACATTCCGAAAGGCAGCTATACCGGCGGCAGCACCTATACCGTGAAACGCGGCGATACGCTGTTCTATATTGCCTGGATCACCGGGAACGATTTCCGTGACCTCGCACAGCGTAACAACGTCCAGGCCCCGTATGGTCTGGAGGTTGGGCAAACGCTCCAGGTGGGCAACGCAACGGGTACGCCACTGACGCCTGGCAACACGGTTTCAGCGGCCGATGTGACCGCACAAAATAACAGCGTTAAGCCTGCACAAAAATCCACCACGGTGGTTGCTTCACAACCTGTAATTACGTATTCTGAGGATTCAGGTGATCAGACTGCTAACAAAATGTTGCCGAATAATAAAGGGACTGCGACTACTGTCACAGCACCGGTTACGGCACCTGTGGTTAGCTCTACTGAACCGACTGCAAGCAGTCAGAATGCCAGTTCGTCAATCACTACCTGGCGCTGGCCAACTGACGGCAAGATTATCGAAAACTTCGCCACTTCTGAGGGTGGTAACAAAGGGATCGATATCGCAGGCAGTAAAGGACAGGCTATCATCGCGACCGCAGACGGACGCGTTGTGTATGCCGGTAATGCTCTGCGCGGTTACGGTAATCTTATCATCATCAAACACAATGATGATTACCTGAGTGCCTACGCCCATAACGACACAATGCTGGTCCGGGAACAACAAGAAGTTAAGGCGGGGCAAAAAATCGCTACCATGGGTAGCACCGGAACCAGTTCTACACGCTTGCATTTTGAAATTCGTTACAAGGGGAAATCCGTAAACCCGCTGCAGTATTTGCCGCAGCGATAA
- the ispF gene encoding 2-C-methyl-D-erythritol 2,4-cyclodiphosphate synthase encodes MRIGHGFDVHAFGGEGPIIIGGVRIPYEKGLLAHSDGDVALHALTDALLGAAALGDIGKLFPDTDPAFKGADSRELLREAWRRIQAKGYTLGNVDVTIIAQAPKMLPHIPQMRVFIAEDLGCHMDDVNVKATTTEKLGFTGRGEGIACEAVALLVKAAK; translated from the coding sequence ATGCGAATTGGACACGGTTTTGATGTACACGCCTTTGGCGGAGAAGGCCCAATTATCATTGGCGGCGTACGTATTCCTTACGAAAAAGGTCTTCTGGCGCATTCTGATGGCGACGTGGCGTTGCATGCGCTGACCGACGCCCTGCTGGGTGCCGCTGCGCTGGGGGATATCGGCAAGCTGTTCCCGGACACCGATCCGGCGTTTAAAGGCGCAGACAGCCGGGAACTGCTGCGCGAAGCCTGGCGCCGCATTCAGGCCAAAGGCTATACGCTGGGCAACGTCGACGTGACGATCATCGCTCAGGCGCCGAAAATGCTGCCGCATATACCGCAGATGCGCGTGTTTATTGCTGAGGATCTGGGCTGTCACATGGACGACGTGAACGTCAAAGCCACCACCACCGAGAAGCTAGGCTTTACCGGTCGCGGCGAGGGCATTGCCTGTGAAGCGGTGGCGCTGCTGGTGAAGGCCGCCAAATGA
- the surE gene encoding 5'/3'-nucleotidase SurE yields MRILLSNDDGIHAPGIQTLAKHLREFADVQVVAPDRNRSGASNSLTLESSLRTFTFENGDIAVQMGTPTDCVFLGVNALMRPRPDIVVSGINAGPNLGDDVIYSGTVAAAMEGRHLGFPALAVSLNGHTHYDTAAAVTCSILRALGREPLRTGRILNINVPDLPLDEIKGIRVTRCGSRHPADQVIPQQDPRGNTLYWIGPPGDKCDAGPDTDFAAVDEGYVSVTPLHVDLTAYSAQDVVSGWLDRAGVNAQW; encoded by the coding sequence ATGCGAATATTGCTGAGTAACGATGACGGGATCCACGCGCCAGGCATTCAGACCCTGGCGAAGCACCTCCGTGAATTTGCGGATGTGCAGGTTGTGGCGCCCGATCGTAACCGCAGTGGAGCGTCTAACTCACTGACCCTGGAGTCGTCGCTTCGCACCTTTACCTTTGAAAATGGCGATATTGCCGTTCAGATGGGTACACCGACCGACTGCGTCTTTCTGGGCGTGAATGCCCTGATGCGACCGCGTCCGGATATTGTTGTCTCCGGTATTAATGCCGGGCCGAACCTCGGCGACGACGTGATTTACTCCGGTACCGTGGCGGCCGCAATGGAAGGTCGTCATCTGGGGTTCCCGGCGCTGGCGGTTTCGTTAAACGGCCACACGCACTACGACACCGCCGCTGCGGTGACCTGCTCGATCCTGCGGGCGCTCGGCCGCGAGCCGCTGCGTACCGGGCGTATTCTGAACATCAACGTGCCGGATCTCCCGCTGGATGAAATTAAAGGCATTCGCGTCACACGGTGCGGCAGCCGTCATCCGGCCGATCAGGTGATCCCGCAGCAGGATCCTCGCGGCAACACGCTTTACTGGATCGGCCCTCCTGGCGATAAGTGCGATGCGGGTCCGGATACCGACTTTGCCGCCGTGGATGAAGGCTATGTTTCTGTTACGCCACTGCACGTAGATTTAACGGCGTATAGTGCGCAAGATGTGGTGTCGGGCTGGCTGGATCGCGCAGGAGTGAACGCGCAATGGTAA
- a CDS encoding protein-L-isoaspartate(D-aspartate) O-methyltransferase yields MVSKRVQTLLEQLRAQGIRDEHVLEALAQVPREKFVDEAFEHKAWENVALPIGQGQTISQPYMVARMTELLELTPNSRVLEIGTGSGYQTAILAHLVHHVCSVERIKGLQWQARRRLKQLDLHNVSTRHGDGWQGWQARAPFDAIIVTAAPPEIPAALLSQLDEGGILVLPVGDEQQLLKRVRRRGGEFIIDTVEAVRFVPLVKGELA; encoded by the coding sequence ATGGTAAGCAAACGTGTACAAACTCTTCTGGAACAACTTCGCGCACAGGGGATCCGCGACGAGCATGTGCTTGAAGCGCTTGCCCAGGTTCCGCGTGAGAAATTTGTAGACGAGGCGTTTGAACACAAAGCGTGGGAAAACGTAGCGCTGCCTATTGGGCAAGGCCAGACGATTTCGCAGCCTTACATGGTGGCGCGCATGACGGAGCTGCTTGAGCTCACGCCCAATTCGCGCGTGCTGGAGATTGGCACCGGCTCGGGTTATCAGACCGCGATCCTGGCGCATCTGGTGCACCATGTCTGCTCCGTTGAGCGGATTAAAGGTTTACAGTGGCAGGCGCGTCGTCGCCTGAAACAACTTGATTTACACAATGTTTCGACACGACACGGTGATGGATGGCAGGGTTGGCAGGCTCGCGCCCCGTTCGACGCCATCATCGTGACGGCAGCCCCGCCTGAAATTCCTGCAGCCCTGTTGTCGCAGCTGGATGAGGGGGGCATTCTTGTTCTGCCCGTCGGCGATGAGCAGCAGCTCCTGAAGCGCGTTCGTCGACGTGGCGGCGAGTTTATTATCGACACCGTGGAAGCCGTGCGCTTTGTGCCTCTGGTAAAGGGGGAGTTGGCCTGA
- the truD gene encoding tRNA pseudouridine(13) synthase TruD, translating to MTDFDNLTYLHGKPLGSGMLKASPEDFVVVEDLGFEPDGEGEHILVRILKNGCNTRFVADALAKFLKIHAREVSFAGQKDKHAVTKQWLCARVPGTTMPDLSQFELEGCKVLEYARHKRKLRLGALKGNAFTLVLREVSDRSDVEKRLNAINERGVPNYFGAQRFGIGGSNLQGALRWAQSDAPVRDRNKRSFWLSAARSALFNQIVSERLKKPDANQVVVGDALQLAGRGSWFVATADEMADVQSRVDAKSLMITAALPGSGEWGTQGDALSAEQAAVADAQALQSLLVREKVEAARRAMLLYPQQLSWNWWDDVTVELRFWLPAGSFATSVVRELINTSGDYANIAE from the coding sequence ATGACGGACTTCGATAACCTGACTTATCTGCACGGTAAACCGCTGGGTTCTGGCATGCTGAAGGCCAGCCCAGAAGATTTCGTGGTGGTTGAGGATTTGGGGTTTGAGCCGGACGGTGAAGGCGAACATATCCTGGTACGAATTCTTAAAAACGGCTGCAATACCCGGTTTGTGGCCGATGCGCTGGCAAAATTCCTCAAAATTCATGCCCGCGAGGTGAGCTTCGCCGGACAGAAAGATAAACACGCCGTCACCAAACAGTGGCTGTGTGCGCGCGTTCCCGGCACTACGATGCCTGATTTAAGCCAGTTTGAGCTGGAAGGCTGTAAAGTGCTGGAATACGCCCGTCACAAGCGCAAACTGCGCCTGGGGGCGTTGAAAGGCAATGCGTTTACGCTGGTATTGCGTGAAGTGTCTGACCGTTCAGACGTTGAAAAACGCCTCAACGCCATCAATGAACGCGGCGTACCGAACTACTTTGGCGCCCAGCGCTTTGGCATTGGCGGCAGTAACCTGCAGGGCGCGCTTCGCTGGGCACAAAGCGATGCGCCGGTGCGCGACAGGAATAAGCGCAGTTTTTGGTTGTCGGCGGCCCGCAGTGCGTTGTTTAATCAGATTGTGAGCGAAAGGCTGAAAAAACCGGACGCGAATCAAGTTGTTGTTGGCGATGCGCTACAATTAGCGGGACGCGGAAGCTGGTTTGTGGCAACGGCCGACGAAATGGCCGATGTGCAGTCGCGCGTGGACGCGAAATCGCTGATGATTACCGCCGCGTTGCCCGGCTCCGGTGAGTGGGGGACGCAGGGCGACGCGCTGAGCGCTGAGCAGGCGGCTGTCGCCGATGCGCAGGCATTACAATCATTGCTGGTGCGGGAAAAAGTCGAAGCAGCACGCCGCGCGATGCTGCTCTACCCGCAGCAGCTAAGCTGGAACTGGTGGGATGACGTCACCGTCGAGTTACGCTTCTGGCTGCCGGCCGGTAGCTTTGCCACCAGCGTTGTCAGGGAACTTATCAACACCTCGGGTGATTATGCGAATATTGCTGAGTAA